In Mugil cephalus isolate CIBA_MC_2020 chromosome 19, CIBA_Mcephalus_1.1, whole genome shotgun sequence, the genomic stretch ACATACCATTAACTGACATAATTTAGCATATAATTACACATTAGTCATGGCattgtccatgttgttattattattttgcagttGGAGCCATTCAGAtgcagtctgtctctgtctgtctgtctctctattGTATGTTGTCAgctctctctccccgtctccctgTCTACACCCCCCTTCCCCATCTCTTCCAGGAACTGGTCTGGATCAGGTTCCTGCAGATCAATGGAGATCTGGGTCCGCACCGTTTACGTTATCGTTGCCAGTATTAATGCTCTTTTAATCTGCTCGGGATTACAGCCATCGATCCACGTCATCCATCCACACGGACGGCTGAGCCCAAACtgctgcttcacacacacacatacacacccacgcacacctCGGAAAAAGCACATAGACAGGCcgagagagcagcagcagagaggaaaacaacaacatgagcgGAGACAGGAGCACGAAGGACAACAACAAGGATGTGGGTTCGCTTCCTAGCTTGTGTCCAGTCCCAGTACCTGACCATCAGCGCATTGATCGGATATAGATACACATCAATATATTTACATACGGAGAACTGTCAACTGAATCTCCAAACAGAAATATGATCGACTGAGTAGAATGTAAAAAATTGAGCAGCAGTATATAGGGAACAGTGGTACATTTTCCAGAGGCAGTGATAAAACATAAGGTATATAGTATTCAGTTTCTTTCGGCACCGGACAGGAGCATaactgcaaaataataaaataattatgataattataataattattactaaATATATGTACAACAGTATATTTTGCTATGATTTTAATTCCAGTCTTTTGAGCAGTCAGCATTTTCAGCAGATTAGATGTAACTCTCGGACATTCAAAAATAGCAATAACAAGTTATATGGAACTGAACAAAGGTAAACTGCAGGAGTTCAAAGGTTTGCACTTGGCAATTgtatcatataaataaaaagcactggTTAAATAGCAGTGGGTAACGGAACACCAGTGGTCCCAGCGTGGAATCTTGGGGAACGCCTTTTGATGCAGCGAAAAGGGAAGGTAGAGTTTGAAAACCAATGTACAACATGCTGGTTTCACCAATTGGTTGTAGTAAATCTGTAAAGATAACATGATCGACTGTGTTAAAAGCTGTGGATAAATCAATAGaaggatttattatttatttatcatataaaatatttttttgtagtgcAATGCTTCAATGATTCACCAATATTGTTGTTTGCTAAAATTATGTGTTGAGATAGAAATCAATTTGCATTTTAAGGTTTATTTACTAACAAGATCAAGAACACGATGGATTTCCTCCTTTCAGTAAAGAAAGatagattgtttttttgttaagagTCTCATTGTTGGAGAGAGAAATATGAGTGTTTCTGCTATAATTACTAGAGCTTAAGAATCTAACACAATTACAAATAATTAGTACACGTGTTAAATAGTatgtaattatatttaataactaataataattgATTTAGACATAGACAGTCTGTCCAATACTTTTCCGTTaaatttgttgttattttttattgtatcttCTAATAACATTGATAATAATTATACCAACATTAGTAATATTAGTCGCATTCATAACATTTTCATTAGTCTTTCTTGGAGGTAAATGCAGGattttatcataaaaaaatccaatttgtgtgtgttcattttccttttttttttttaagactgttTATCTTTCACCGTAAACCCTGCCCGCGGCCTGACAGGTTTGTCCTGCCTGTCGTCGTTCATTACGCCTCTGGACAGAGTTATTTGAGCGGTGCTGCGACACCAATACTAATgaaggtgagggaggagggaacACAAGAAAGGGGAAACAAAGGTAGAAAGAACAAGAGGGAAAGAatggaggaaaggaaaaaataaataaagcacccAAAAATAAGTCACATAATGTTGAGTCTATTAAAAAGGGGGGTATGGGCTTCATCGATGAATTAACATCCACACATTCCATGCTATTTCGGACTAAAATGACTGTGTATTCAATATTGATTGAGCCGGAGACACTGATAACGTCAGTAAATACGTAGTGGAATCTctgaaccaatcaattttattgTTTACAGAATAACCCTTTCCTTTTGCGACACATCACATTGCTAAAAATGTATAGACAAAAATCCCTATATAGATTAGGTGATTAGGTGACTGATTTCGAGTGAATTCATCACAAGTGAAATACTGTTTTACATGTGCTAATCGCTGATTGTTTCCACCAATCAGTTGCCAACATAGAGCAATGACCTACTTTCCAACTATTAAGTACTTTCATTAcgttaatttaaaaacattgcaTTGTTAGCTCCTGACTTAGCATCTCCAGTCAGTTTACTGTAGCTCTGTGTTTACAGACTACTGAGGCCTGTATGTGCTGAGAGAcaaaagtaatgaaaaaaataatggcaACCACGGCTTTGACATcccaaatttaatttaatttctctgtaGTGGGTAAACTCCAATCGATTTCAAACTTCAgagtttttaatgtaaaaatatacatttcaaaACCCAGAATAATGCAATGGTTTTCAGTGAAACCAATCATGACTACAGAACTTATATCTGTGCAGTACTCCTCTAAAAGCCAACAGTTTCTTTATAAAAGAACTTTCTGAAATATCCTGGGCACTCTTAGCCCGAAAGATAGACAATCTTAGCAGACAGCTTTGTCTGGAGtcgctctgttgggaactgattatgctttGGCATAGATCTGCTCAGGCCAATCAATTGGTTGCAACAGACTTTATGTGGTGATGAACAATGTAGCCACATATGTTATCTGAGTGCTATGGAGCTGAATTCGTTCACAGCAAAGTGGCTGCTGTCAGAGAAGCGGACCGTTTACACTCTGCTATTGCATCTGTTGTAAAGATACTGAcagaaataactttaaaggacgAACAGTTACCAGCAATTGAGGCATTTGTTCAGAAAGGCCTAACAGCTTAATGTCACATCGTTGGTTTGATTGCTTGTTGAACTGCCCAGTTGCacttagttattatttttttctgtattggtTTAAACAAGCCATTAAATGTTACCAGAATGAAATAGTGTATTTGTTGTGGACTATTTTAAATTGTGGATTAATACTCAAATGTGACATAACCACCATCTTAGGATTCAGAGTTCCATATTTGGGGGGAAAGCTTGCTATGTTTTCATAGAACAGGGGCTGGGGGGCGATAGGAAATGTATGCTTTGTAATTTGAGAATGATGTGTTTTTAGCAATACAGTTGTGCAATATTAGAACTAATGCACGGCTAAAAGGAATTGACAAAAACCACAAATATGCCATTTTGGACATAATTGTGTTCCTGTCCTCGCTGCAGCTACCTGCACACGTACTAAGTGCATGTGGAGCCCTGATTGCATGGCGTGCATTCTCTGAGCACTCTGCCCCTCAGTGAGTTCAGAGTCAAGGTGCCACGTTTGATTTGACCGCCCTAATAAAGCGGCGACAGGACCATTTTCTCCTGTGAACCCGAGCCGCTCAGTCGGCTACAGCAACACATCTACCAGCCCAATGCCGCTGGGGCACCGTAATTGGTGTGGACAGTCTTAACAAAAAATCACTAGGCTGCCCCTCTGATATTCTTATTGGGAACAACAGTGAAGGTTGCAGAGAGTTTACAGATTTGAAAAAGGAGCTTGGTGCTTTACATCGATGAGGTTTGGTAAGCTCGCCTCTTTGTAATTCCACACCCCAGGTattttttaacttcttcatTGCCAACCAAAGCTGACTGGAGGGAAACAGCTTCCTTTGGAGCACAGCAGAAGTCCACAATAGCATTTTTTGAATGTGCAGCAGCAcgaacccaaaaaaaaacacaaaacgtaAAGACAGACTTTGTCCCGTGTTACTGTCCAGTCTCCAAAACTGCTATCGACAGGATGAGACAGAGATAACACAGTCTGTCAAATCTTCTCacgctgacacacaaacaaacatcacaagTCTCCTCTCGGCGGCCTCAAATCCATTATTGCAGATCGATAGCAGTCTGTGAATATGCAGGAGGCAGGAACAGAAACCCTGAAAACGGACACAAGCTGTATTCCCACAGTCTGACACtggaagaaacaaacacacacatacacactcatacAGAGTAACTGCTGTTAATCTGTTTCATAAAGCAGAGTACAGCTTATTAATAATGCACTGTTGTCTGCTTGCAGCAGGATGcgtaaaatggaaaatatttagGTTGGGTCATTCAGATTTTCAGCACAATTTGACTCCAAGTGGATTGTTGTCTGGTCTTCAACAGAAAGGAGATCCCTGGTgatattctgtattttattctCCATGAAACCACCAAAGACCAGCAGTGAATGCATCCCACTAACAATTCTAGTATGTGTTCCAAGCCTACTATGCCTGGTGATGGCTAAGCTTTAAATGTGAAACGTAAACAGTGATGAcacttaaatgaatgaatgccgtATTTGTGCTAAAAGAGAAAGTGGGGACAGCGTTGTGGTCAGTGTGACATGACAGCGATGTCACTGCTCTGCAAATTTCCATTATGCTGAATATACCGTGTAAATGCATAGGACGCAGGCTCGCTGATTCGACACTGATTTGagcattgttttcttttcatccgTAATTCACTTGCAGTCACAGATCGGCTGTGTTGCCCTCCGACCAAACAATGgactcctcctctcccttcctccgtccctcttttttttccctccctccctccattttGCCTGGTTAACCCGGCTGCgaggtgaagaagaagtgaaGTGAGCAGACCGAGGCGGGTCACGCTGAGATTCCCATCAATAATTCATCGGGccgctgctgcctctgctcttGTGTTCAATTCCCCTGACAATCACATAATACCTTCCCccaaaagagggagagagagggagagagagagagagagagagggagagagagagaggtccaAGGAATAAGAAAATGATGACAGAAAGAAGCAGATTTCGAAATAAGATAGAAGATGAAAAGAAGGCACAGAGGAAAAGCTGAAGAGAGACATTTCAACACTCacatatcttattttattatatgcTGCATAACTGTACAATATGTGCATCCCTGTACCCAACGACACAGTTCAGACTTTACATGTTAAACAAGAGAAATAATATTGAGTTCTTTTATTTTACGTTCAGTGTGTCCTTGGCAGCCAGAAATCATGTCAAAACTCCTCTTGGAAGTCTTTATCAAGTGGCTGTGTAGTACTGTTTGGTGACTGGTTCATTTATCCCACCAATTAGAGTTTAAACTGGCGCAGAAGCTGGGATGGTTTCCATGGCAGATTTAAGCCACCTCACTAACACGCTACGGCCGCGTCCATCTGACCATGTTTCTATCATTGCAGTAGCTAGGTAGCTAGCTAAGAAGATGGCACCCTTATTATTAATGCCGCCTACAAAGCTTTGATTGGACAGTTCCCCAGTTAGCAAAGTTTCCAGAAAGGGtaactttttttctgattgtgtAAAAAGGCTTATGCTCTGTTACAACTCTGTGGTATATTCCACCTGATAGGGCCTAGCCCAAACTATGGGTATGAAGGTTGTGGTGTCCATACATTTATGGACAGTCTAACAATACGGCACAGATGCTTGATGTCCATTTGTAAGAACTGAACCAGACACAACATAAGACAGCCACATGAAGTGTTCCAATTGTCCTCTCTAGCAGTTCACAAAACTCCACACACAGCCCATTTATAGCTCAATACCTTCATattttctcaaataaaaatgaaagtccAGGGCGAGCCGCCACACAGGACCTGCACTAAACAGCCAATTGTACCCGAGCGCACATTCTTCcttaaatacacaaatgaatAACAACCATTTGGATTtctctatgcagatgacaccacatTGTACTTGTCTAGTATGCTAATCTCTGCATCCAAAACCACTGATTACGTTCAATGACAGGCTGTTTATCAAAAACATCTCACATATTAAGCTACATGTTTGATATTAAAAATTCTAATTtattcatgtatatatatatatacattagaGCATTTATTTACGTtattttggtggtggtggtggttagACAATATtcttatttgtgcattttaccAACCGTGTACTGACTTGAGTTGTCTGTGTAAcaaataaatttaacatttggactgaatgaattaaatgtgtGTCAACTCATGTCTCTATTCTTCCTATCATTTGCATCAACTGGCAGATTTCTTTCCAGGAGTTTTCTATGGAAAACATTAATTATACAATCAGAGGCCGTTAAAAAGAGATTACCGCGAAAGTACAGGGCTTTGTGGAGAAAATTCTAAAAGAGCTATTGGACTAACATGATGAGCTTAATTCTTTACTGCCGCTACTATTTTCATTGCGGTGAATGTACAGAACATTAACATGGATGGAGCAGATTGAGAAAaccctttcctttctcctcccacCCCCTGCATactgctcctctctgtcctccctgCTCATCTCAGGGTCAGGGGAATATTTGCTCCATCTATTGTCTGAGTGTTGCCGCTCTGACTTTTGACCTCAGCTGTATTGGTTGCTTGTAGAATTGGTGAGCTAGGAGTTGTAGCTCCCTCTGTTTCCAGACTCATTTTAAAGTGGAAGAGTACAGTGGAAAACGTAGCAAGCATGtatcagataaaataaaaccactggaCAACAATTAGCTGCCATGGCAAAATCAGTAATAttttcaacaaagaaaatcatagCTACAAAATGTACAGTCACATGGACATTGGGGGAAACTCTCCAActaacaggaaaaataaatatttcagtagaaaaagatttttttaaaatcatattcTTGAACATTAAGGTTCTAAAAGGGCAACCTCACACTGCCATTAACCGCACCATTCTCAGATGTTTCTGCCTTTCTCCTCTAGCTAGCAGGCTAAcgaaatgactgaaaaagactaggctgttttttttttctttatggcATCCATTGTAGCAAATCAACCTCCCTATTTTCACTtattgtgctttatttttgtgCTAAGTTAATCTTCAGCTAAACACATGGGTTTTCCTCACTATATAAAGGCTCCTtcacataataacacaatagTATTTTTAGTGGGGGCCATCCATCTAAACTATATAGAGCACTGTAAGGCTTCAGTGATAAACTTGATGATTAAATTACTTGATCTTAGAGTGTCGCACCTGGCTTTAGTCAACGGTAGctagctttatttatatatatagcatgTTATTCAGAAGTGCTTGAATTTTCTTCTTTATATTCTCTATATTTCTCTAGGTTAGGAATTTTAACGAATGGGGTTTAACATGGGCACTGGAATTATAATATCCAGCCTTTGCAGTGGCTTGAGGTTCATATTTATCCCgctgagaaagaaagggagggaaaGCAGATGAGTGCAGCTCCATCAGACAGAAGAATATAAGCGCGGGGCTGTTCTATGACATTTTACAACACACAGGGGAGCACGGATCACATGAGctctcctgcagctccaccCTCCATCCACTGTCACTCTTTTTGTCCTGTTAACCTGCGTTGTCAAATCccagctgcaaaaaaataaataaataaataaaataaataaataaaagagtgcCCCCCCTCCCGTTCCCAATCAAATTAGAGTCAAATCTTGCACAGATAATCTGATCCGTGTCAATGTTTACTTACCAAACCCAGGCTGCttaaaaatcagttttacattttttgagaaTGAGCCATCCATGTTGAACTATTTGGGTCGCAATGAATCAGTATTTGCACTGATTAGTCTGAATTAGAGTCTGTTCACCGGGTCACGTTTGTTCCCCATTCTCCTGCCTCTGCAAAATTTAAAAGGGCCCTGAGCAAATATTGCGACAAAACATTGTAACATGACACACTCAGTAAATATCAGTTTAGAGTGTGTCACATGAAACCAGATGTGGCTTCTCTAAAAACTTACACACTTCAAACACACCCAGAACAAAAAGCAGTAACGGTGTGATTATGGcgttgctttaaaaaaataattcaaaagaCATTCCAACATCAATTGTCCATATTCCGACAAACGTGCTGCTAGTTTCTTTAACTATAGCTTAGATTCTCTGGGGAGTGAATGGGTCAGTTCTGAAATACAGTTATAAGTAATAGAGTTTGTTGTGTATTGTACGCAAGtgtataatattattttttgtgtatgtttgcatacattttttGAAACGCCCCCATAAAGATATTctatgaaaacatttcagtaaaTTTAAATCTGCACCTGATCGCGTCTCCATTTTACTACGtttattttgtgcatgtttctgtCTCATTAAAGCACAATTAATTATACTTTCTGAGTACATGCTTACGATATTGGCCCTACGTATTCGTAAGAATAttgattataattttataatttaaaatacaataaaagaaatTACTCTCCAGTACAATTTAAGACATATATTTTATCTCAAATTCCAGGCTTCGTCCCATAATAAgcagtacatttttattttattattccgTTATATTGCATAATTTGccatttttagtttgtttagaaattgatgtttaaaatgtgatattCCAAAGAAGACATGCATATATAAATTAAAGAATGCATCATGTGTCGTTGAGCTGCAGGAATCAATTTCAATTTACCTGATTTCACCAGCATATAACCCTCTGAGTAACAATACTGCctggaaatatatatatcaagcGCATAGCCATAAAAGGTTTATGCTGAAGGTTTAATGTTGGATTTATTGTAGTGATACCAACATAAACAGCAAGGACTGTTTGTGTTGCATATGACTGCATAGTGTTTCAGTCCTTAGTAAAACCATCATATTTAAGGATTTACTGTAACATTAAGTCGGGCGACACACTAAACGATCTATGTGCAGTGATACGCtgtcaaacaaatattttttattaaaagacaaaaacatatgtgttgatatttttgtgGGTTATAGGATATATTTTATCAAACATATAAAGGCAAAATTAATAATTGCAGGAAATGCTTATTGTAATAGGAAAGAGATTCTACATAAGGCTCAAGTTTAATAGCAATAATATTTGATAAAGATGCACAGTGATATTAATACCTGGTATGCGCACATATTAATACCAGAATATTTACAGTCTATCTGTATTTATTCCAGAGCTCTTTACGtgtaatgttgcattttttagAGTTCTTATACAAGACTCGAGTCACGTTAAATCTCAAAACACAATCAACTGATGAGCAGAAATCATGTCGACCTTCTGCATGGGGTGTTTTGAGGTAGATTTCTTCACTTTGCTCAATCCACTGGCAAAGCACGTAGAGCCCTGCACATGCAGCTGCAAGTGATCGTAAAATCctggaataaatatttaacttaaGTCAACAAGTTAAAATGGAGCAAAGTGCTTGTAGTAGAAGCGAGGTCGGATGCAGTTTGCATGAAACTGTAGGACGAAACATTTTGAAGCCTGCGCAGATCAGGACATTCCCAAATATTCCACCTTTTCAAGCTCTTAAGTGAGTTGTTTTAGAAATTCCACCTAGAAGTGCTTCAGGCACATTCAGCTCATTTGTTAACTGATTGAAACACAACCCAAAAGCTGTGACTTCAATTTCCAGTGAAAGCCACGCGCTTCCTAAATTTGGTGATTTTGAACTTTGTAAGATAAACCAACTAAGTGGAGCAAATTAAGTCAACCATTTAAAAGCCCGGGGGATTCTGTGGGGAAACACTTTTTATTCCTTGCTCATGAAAGTGTGAGATATGGTGCATGTTTTTCACAAAGCTGCAACACAGTgtctgaatgaataaaaatgcaaagtgtCCTAAAGTACTCAAACACAGTTTGTGCATTTTCCGATAGCTGTCTTTTCTTATCTCTTTACCGGTGCAACTGCAGCCATGGTACTTACAAgctcttcattttattttgactttttgtatcttatttttaatttctacattttatttttccattttttttcaccTCACGGAAACAATATTTGTACAGTAAAAGAGTagaggatgaaaagaagaataaaggTTACAGAGGGAGGTAGTATTAGAATTAGCCATATTAGCTCAACTATGATGCTAAATtataattacttattttttgaaacacaaaaaaacaccttgtgAGAGCACAGTGGGTGGTTTAATGTCTGAtaataaatcagttaaatgATTTTCTCTATCTCTCTTGTTTcaggattaaaaagaaaaagaaatttaaacgCGCCTTCCTAAATTCAACAGAAAGCATACACTTTATGACTACAAACGCTGCTACAAACTCAACAGGGACACACTGAACCCCTGAAGTGACCTCCAACTAAAATAGTCTGCTGTAGAGGGGAATATAATCCTAACCTGACccttaaaaaaacacttgatcATTTTACCTCTGTTCTAtccctgctcctgctgctgctgtcccctCCAGACAATAGAGGCTTGTTGGACGGGACAGAAAACTGGTTCCTCACTAGAGGGGGCACCAGACCCACCGATGTTTGTGTCACAGTGTTTGATCGCTTCAACCTCCACACAATCAAACTAAAAATTCGTCCTCCGACCTTCCCTGTCTACCAGAGATTCTTTctcacccccctctctctctctcttctaaCGCCGCCCTTACAAGTGtctgacaataaaaataaagctggatGAACCTGAACCACACCGAGAATAAGAGTCCTCAGCTCCAGagtttaaactaaaacatattCTAAAATCTTGACGAAAAAGAATGCATTAAAGAATGcatgtttctttattattttctatattttcatctaattttttttcaagcacATTTAGTATCAATTAAAGCGGAATTTGGAGCCCAGTGGTTGACCGATATTTAGCAGAAGAGCTGTGTTCCCGGCATGCAGGGACAGGTGAAAAAGGAGTCCGGGCTACTGCACAAAGCAGAGAGAAGGGATTGTTGGAGGGAAATCCCATGACCTTGTCATTTCCTATCGACCCCTTCTTGTTATTGATCAATAATGGTAATCATAACACCAGCGATTCTAAATAAGTTCCATTCACCTAAATTGGAGTGGAGAGCCGGTGCTGGAGTGGAGACACGAGGAAAGACCAAAACAAAGCCAGCCAAAAGTCAGTTAGTGACTCTGTAGATTTTTTTCTAGGttcctttgtttctttgcttCCAACATTCTTCATTTCAATATTGTCCTAAATGCACAGCGTAAACCAAAGCACCAGCATGGCGGGgttatttttctcctcttacCTGCCAGTCTGAGGGCCGACATCCTCTGAAACTCGGGCTCCTGCAGCCACTTCCACATCCTCCTGAAGGTCTCCCGGCCTGACTTTAGTTTACTCCAGGGTTTGGGGTTCCGCAGCAGGTCTGAAAGGGTCCCTTGGGAGCGGCACAGCACCCTCTGGGCGAAGATGGCCTGGGGGATGCTGTACCTTTTCAGCTCCGCCGTGATCCTCTGCGCGACCTCTTTGGTGTTGATTTCTTCCAGCTGTCCCGAGCTGTTCCCCCCTTGCGTcccagaggaggagggcggTCTTTCCCGGCTGGAAGCCAACACGGGCCCGTGGGATGGAGACTGGaggtgggagtgggggtggTGGCCCGCCGAGGACGCAGCCGGGTGCCCCGGGTGGTGCATCCCGTTCAGGTGTGGCATCATCCCGGCTGCCGGGCCACCGAGGCCTCGGTGCTGATGGTGGTCCCCTCTGGCAAGCATGGACGCGGTGTGGTGCGCGTCGAAGTTCAGCATCTTGTCGTGGCTCCCGTGCGTCGTGGTGCCGTAATTGTGGAGACCCTGTTGGGTGTTGTGGATGGAGCCCAGGCCGTTGCCCAGCACCGGAGACAGACTCTGACCCATCCCGGAGATGTGGTCCTTGTGGTAGGGGCTGTAAATGTTGTTCATGCCCGGTAGTCCTCGCTCGTCCCGCATCAGAGTGAAGCTCCCGCTGACATTCCCGGAGAGccgctggtggtggtggtgatggtggtgatggtgaaaCTTGTCCGACACGGTGGAGATGGGAGGCAGCGGCTGCAGCGGGGTTAAGGTGGTGTAAGTGCCGCTCATCCCCATCCCGGGAGAGGACGTGTCGCAGGGCACGCTCATGGCGTGGTGCAGCGGCAGGGACAACTCCGGACGGTACTCCCCGCTGCCGTCCAGTATCGTGGCCATGCCGGGCACCATGGCGGAGCGGGatgaggcggcggcggcggccagGTCCTGGTGTATCCGCAGGGTGGACGCCGCCGCCgcagcagccgccgccgccgcccccggTCCCCCCGCCACGGACGAGCCTCCGCGGCCGTGGTGCGGGCTGTGGCCGCTCATCAGCTCCGCATCAGGGGCCACGGAGCTCACCGCCACCCCGCCATGCAGGCTGCCAATGCCATCCATTGTCATGTCCGTGTTCATGGCATAAACGTCCAGGTCCTTGGCCAGGCATCTATAGGCGTTAGTGTAGGCAGTCTTCATTCATCTGTCCTCTCAGTCCATCAGGTCGAGCGGAATtatctctccttcttctcctcctttctctcgcCGCTTCTCCCGTGATGCTCCGGGATGGGTCAGTAGCCGTATTCCCCCTCTTCCTTCACTCCCTCGGTTGTTTTCCCGTCCTCTTAGGGCCTCTCCAGCTcgctgtctttgtgtgttttccccgGTAGACGCacatgaaaaagtgttttttcgttttttttttttttttttttttaatttattattttttttttttttatctcgatCGTACGGGCCTGTGCGGTGGAACCCCCATATCcagccctctcctcctcctgcgttACTCTGCTCCTCTGACGGGAGCTGTCCACGGTCCCCTAGCAGACCGCTCAACCCAACCTgctggaggcggaggaggaggaggagggagagaagcgGGCTCAGAAGATGGGCCGCACCCGTTTGACTGACGGAAAAGTGAGCCAATCGAATCGGCGGATGGGGACCTGGAGGGCGTGGTGTATTTGTCTGCTGGCCAATAAGCGCTTCTAATGGATACAGCGGTTTAGACAATAAAGCTACTCTGGGTGGGTTTTGAACTAAACGTCAGTATCGTATACACCTACTGCGTGTTATCATGATTTTCTCCTTCAAAAGCCCACGCCGTGGCCTGATAGTTTGGaaatttgcataaataaatatatataaatatatttcaatttagtttttacagtttttacatatatatgatactattatattattttataattataataattataattttat encodes the following:
- the onecut2 gene encoding one cut domain family member 2, with product MKTAYTNAYRCLAKDLDVYAMNTDMTMDGIGSLHGGVAVSSVAPDAELMSGHSPHHGRGGSSVAGGPGAAAAAAAAAASTLRIHQDLAAAAASSRSAMVPGMATILDGSGEYRPELSLPLHHAMSVPCDTSSPGMGMSGTYTTLTPLQPLPPISTVSDKFHHHHHHHHHQRLSGNVSGSFTLMRDERGLPGMNNIYSPYHKDHISGMGQSLSPVLGNGLGSIHNTQQGLHNYGTTTHGSHDKMLNFDAHHTASMLARGDHHQHRGLGGPAAGMMPHLNGMHHPGHPAASSAGHHPHSHLQSPSHGPVLASSRERPPSSSGTQGGNSSGQLEEINTKEVAQRITAELKRYSIPQAIFAQRVLCRSQGTLSDLLRNPKPWSKLKSGRETFRRMWKWLQEPEFQRMSALRLAACKRKEQDTAKDRNNTPKKSRLVFTDLQRRTLLAIFKENKRPSKEMQLTISQQLGLELTTVSNFFMNARRRSLDKWTDDGASPGTQSSASSTCTKA